CGCGCGCTGGCCCTGGCCGGTCGCCCGAACATGACCCTGACTCTGCCTCGAATTACACCCGCCAGTATGGGTTATATGATGTACCTCCTTGAAGTTGCCACCGTAGCCAGCGGTTATCTTTACCACATTGATCCGTTCGATCAGCCGGGGGTGGAGATGGGAAAAAGCTTCACTTACGGACTCATGGGCAGGCCTGGCTACGAGTCCTTTAAGGACGAATTCAACAAAGGACCTCGCCCCAAAAAGAAATACATCCTCTAAGATGTCAGTCAGACAATGATCCAGAAGATAGACCAGGCTAATCGGGACAAAGAACAAAGGGCGAGTCCGAAGATAACCACTAAGGGCGGCGAGGAAAGCGTTAAGCCACAGCGCCTTGTCAGGTATTTTTCATTTAGCGGCTTCTTCGTCATCCTGATTTTCGCCCTGCTGCTGAGCCTCTTTATCTCCCACCAAGCCAAAAGCATGCTTTTAGACGAAAACGAAGATTACGCCGAACTAGTGGCCAGATACTTAAATCGCCAGGTATCCCAGCAGTTTATCAATGCGATTCTTTCCTATGGCTACACCAGAGTTCATCTTAGAGAAAGATTCCAGTTCGAACTCATGGACAGGGCGGTTCGCAAATCCATCCACGGGTTCAAGATTGATAGAGTCAATATCTATGACTTCGACGGCATGATCGTCTACAGCACGGACTCAGAGCTGATTGAGACCACCGGTCAGGATTCCAAGCCTTATAAGGCCGCTCTGAAAGGAAAATCCACCTCCACCCTGATCACCCGCCAAGGTCGTTTTGGCGGCTTTGGCCAGACCCGAACGCTCCAGACCTTTTCTCCCATTCGGCGGGTGCTGCTCAGCGGTGATGAAGACTATATTATGGGGGTTTTTGAGATCCATCAAGACCTGACAGAGGCTTACGCCGAGATCGTTAACTTCCAATATCTGAGTATCGTGACCTCGCTTTTGTTCATGACCCTGCTTTTTATGGTGCTGCGCCAGATTGTAAAACGGGCAGATAAAATCATTGAAGAGCGGAACGCGGAGCGCCGGAGGTTTCAAGAAAAACTGTATCAATCCGAAAGGCTGGCCGAACTGGGTCAGATGATCGCTGCGGTATCCCATGAGGTCCGCAACCCGCTGGGTATCATTAGCAGCACCTCTGAAATCCTCCGTGGCAAGCTTAAACAGTATGAGCCGGACAATCAACTGGCTGAGGTCATTGTGCAGGAATCCAAACGACTCAACCAGATCGTGACCGAATTTCTTGACTTTGCCCGACCCAAGGTGCCCAAGATCACGACAACCAGCCTCAAGGATGTACTGGACAAGAATCTGTATTACTTATCCTCAGAGTTGGAAAAGGGCGGCGTCAAGGTCATACGCCGTTACGGCGGACCGGCTGTCATTCAGGCCGATCCAGATCAGCTTTATCAGGCCTTTCTCAATATTTTCCTTAATGCTATTCAGGCCATGCCAGAGGGTGGTCAGATCAACGTGAAGACCACGGGCATAAATGGTCAAAAAGGGGATATGGCCGAAGTGGTCATTAGCGATACCGGCGAAGGCATTGAACCTGAAACGCTAAAAAATATCTTTAACCCCTTTTTTACCACCAAGGATAAAGGCAGCGGCTTGGGGCTGTCCATTGTCAGGAACATCATCGAAAACCATAAAGGGGAGGTCTTTATCGAACCCGCTGAAGGCGGTGGGGCGCGAGTGGTAATCCACCTCCCGGTTACACAAGATTTGTAAAACGTTATTAAATGAAAATTGTGAGTCATTTGTTCAAAATGCTTCCTCTTACTTCCAGCTATATCGGTTTTGGAACTATCTGTTCAGGCAATTGAGATGGAAACCATTCTCGTTGTAGATGACGAAAAGAACTACCTGGTGGTAATGAGCACCCTGTTGTCCGAGCAGGGTTATGAGGTCTTCACCGCTGAGAACGGGTGGCAAGCTCTGGAATTGATTGAAGAATCGGACCTGGAGCTGGTTCTGACCGATATGAAGATGCCGCAGATGGACGGAATCGAGCTGCTAACCCGGATCCACGAGGTCCGACCGGACCAGCCGGTCATCGTTATGACTGCCTTTGGAACCGTGGAAAAAGCGGTTCAGGCTATGAAAGCCGGGGCCTTTGACTACATAACCAAACCCTTTCAGAACGAAGAACTGATGCTGACCATCCGCAAGGCCCTGGACATGTACAAGCTGGTCCGGGAAAATAAGGCGCTCACCCAGGAATTGAGGCAGCGGTACCAGTTTGAAAATATCATCGGTAAGACCAGGGTCATGCAGGACATCTTCCGCCTCATTGAAAAGGTGGCCGATACCCCGGCCAATGTGCTGATCACCGGGGAGAGCGGCACAGGCAAGGAACTCATTGCCCGGGCCATCCATCAAGGCAACCAGGCTCGGCGAGACAACCGGTTCATCACCATCAACTGTGCGGCCCTGCCTGAAAGCCTGCTTGAAAGTGAGCTCTTCGGCCATGAAAAAGGCGCGTTCACCGGCGCCATCGCCACCCGGAAAGGGCGCTTCGAACTCTCCAACGGCGGGACTGTCTTTCTCGATGAAATCGGGGACATGCCTCTGTCCCTCCAGGTCAAGCTGATGAGGGTCATTCAGGAACGGGAGTTTGAAAGGGTCGGCGGAACCAAGACCATCAAGGTGGACGTGCGGCTGGTAGCCGCCTCCAACCAGGACCTTAAGCAGGCCGTGGCCGAGAAGCGATTTCGCGGGGACCTCTTATATCGCCTCAATGTCATCCATATCCATCTGCCGCCCCTGAGAGAAAGAACCGATGATATACCTTTACTGGTAAACCATTTCCAGCGGTTGTACGGCGAAAAAAGCGGCCGATCAGACCTGACCGTCTCCCCGGAAGCCATGCAGCGCATCTATGCCTACCACTGGCCAGGCAATGTCCGGGAGCTGGAAAACGCTATCGAACGGGCCGTCATCCTCTGTCCAGATCGAACGATTCGGCCCGAAGACCTGCCAGAAGACCTGAGTGAGGGAGCTGAAGGCCAGCACCAAACTGAAGCAGAGATGCTTTCTGATCTGGATAGATTCATTCCACCTCAGATGGGGCTTAATAAAGCCCTGGAAACAATCGAAAAAAAGATGATCGAGCAGGCCCTGAAAAGGACCAACAACGTCCAGGCCCATGCGGCCTCCCTCCTGGGTATCAAG
Above is a window of Deltaproteobacteria bacterium DNA encoding:
- a CDS encoding two-component sensor histidine kinase, yielding MIQKIDQANRDKEQRASPKITTKGGEESVKPQRLVRYFSFSGFFVILIFALLLSLFISHQAKSMLLDENEDYAELVARYLNRQVSQQFINAILSYGYTRVHLRERFQFELMDRAVRKSIHGFKIDRVNIYDFDGMIVYSTDSELIETTGQDSKPYKAALKGKSTSTLITRQGRFGGFGQTRTLQTFSPIRRVLLSGDEDYIMGVFEIHQDLTEAYAEIVNFQYLSIVTSLLFMTLLFMVLRQIVKRADKIIEERNAERRRFQEKLYQSERLAELGQMIAAVSHEVRNPLGIISSTSEILRGKLKQYEPDNQLAEVIVQESKRLNQIVTEFLDFARPKVPKITTTSLKDVLDKNLYYLSSELEKGGVKVIRRYGGPAVIQADPDQLYQAFLNIFLNAIQAMPEGGQINVKTTGINGQKGDMAEVVISDTGEGIEPETLKNIFNPFFTTKDKGSGLGLSIVRNIIENHKGEVFIEPAEGGGARVVIHLPVTQDL
- a CDS encoding sigma-54-dependent Fis family transcriptional regulator yields the protein METILVVDDEKNYLVVMSTLLSEQGYEVFTAENGWQALELIEESDLELVLTDMKMPQMDGIELLTRIHEVRPDQPVIVMTAFGTVEKAVQAMKAGAFDYITKPFQNEELMLTIRKALDMYKLVRENKALTQELRQRYQFENIIGKTRVMQDIFRLIEKVADTPANVLITGESGTGKELIARAIHQGNQARRDNRFITINCAALPESLLESELFGHEKGAFTGAIATRKGRFELSNGGTVFLDEIGDMPLSLQVKLMRVIQEREFERVGGTKTIKVDVRLVAASNQDLKQAVAEKRFRGDLLYRLNVIHIHLPPLRERTDDIPLLVNHFQRLYGEKSGRSDLTVSPEAMQRIYAYHWPGNVRELENAIERAVILCPDRTIRPEDLPEDLSEGAEGQHQTEAEMLSDLDRFIPPQMGLNKALETIEKKMIEQALKRTNNVQAHAASLLGIKKNVMQYKLKKYNLS